In Pseudomonadota bacterium, a genomic segment contains:
- a CDS encoding metalloregulator ArsR/SmtB family transcription factor — MANNLDTFFSALSDPTRRAVIERLTEGPAPVTELHAPHDIALPTFMKHLSKLEAAGLVRSEKKGRVRTVHIEAGPLAAAEAWISKQRNLWEGRLDRLERLAAKLSDTH; from the coding sequence ATGGCTAATAATCTAGATACCTTCTTCTCCGCCCTTTCCGACCCCACGCGCCGCGCCGTGATCGAACGGCTCACCGAGGGCCCGGCGCCGGTGACGGAGCTTCACGCGCCCCACGACATCGCGCTCCCCACATTTATGAAACACCTCTCCAAGCTGGAAGCCGCCGGTCTCGTCAGAAGCGAGAAAAAAGGCCGCGTTCGCACTGTCCATATCGAGGCGGGCCCGCTGGCGGCCGCCGAGGCCTGGATTTCGAAACAGCGTAACCTTTGGGAGGGCCGCCTCGACCGGCTCGAACGGCTGGCCGCGAAACTCTCCGACACACACTGA
- a CDS encoding SRPBCC domain-containing protein yields the protein MHTLTVQRTLKAPPGHVWRCMTEPALIARWFAPAPVTVTHVDVEARPGGAFHLVMDVPDVGDIEGVAGCVLEAVPEKRLTWTSALGPGFAPNPAPAEGAFHFTAIITLAPLEAPAEGTRYRAEVIHADAAGRAAHEAMGSHDGWAQTAEQLGNLAATL from the coding sequence ATGCACACCTTGACCGTGCAACGGACGCTCAAGGCACCGCCAGGCCACGTCTGGCGGTGCATGACCGAACCGGCGCTCATCGCCCGCTGGTTTGCTCCCGCGCCCGTCACCGTGACCCATGTCGATGTGGAAGCCCGGCCCGGCGGGGCCTTCCACCTCGTCATGGACGTCCCCGACGTGGGCGATATCGAGGGGGTGGCGGGCTGCGTTCTCGAGGCCGTGCCGGAGAAACGCCTGACCTGGACCTCGGCGCTGGGCCCGGGCTTTGCGCCCAATCCCGCTCCCGCCGAGGGCGCATTTCATTTCACCGCGATCATAACGCTTGCGCCTTTGGAAGCCCCGGCGGAGGGCACACGCTACCGCGCCGAAGTGATACATGCCGACGCGGCCGGGCGCGCTGCCCACGAAGCGATGGGCTCTCACGACGGATGGGCCCAAACCGCTGAGCAATTGGGCAATCTGGCTGCCACGCTCTGA
- the xdhA gene encoding xanthine dehydrogenase small subunit — translation MEITFRLNGDDVTISDEAPTRTVLDWLRDKRGLTGTKEGCNEGDCGACTVMVTDEEGAKTLNACILFLPQLHGKAVRTVEGIAAPDGTAHPVQEAMVSCHGSQCGFCTPGFIVSMACDHLNGSTDHDTTLAGNLCRCTGYAPIHRAARDAEPAPVPDHMRDTPPSSFSKSFGSVEAGPHAMPTSSDELAAWALEHPQGTIVAGATDVGLWVTKHFAELGPMAFLHACADLKQVEETESHIRLGAAVTISRAMEALPYAELHEMFRRYGSTQVRNAATIGGNIANGSPIGDSPPALIALGATLHLRRGEARREMPLEDFFLDYGKQDRAEGEFVEAVSVPKRPDRLRVYKLSKRVDQDISAVCGAFYVPVDEDGIARAPRVAFGGMAGTPKRAACFEAAIDGKPWTRAAVEAALHALAEDYQPLSDMRASAAYRLKTAQNMALRAVMSDDGELLDIRQVRA, via the coding sequence ATGGAGATCACTTTCCGCCTGAACGGCGACGACGTGACCATTTCTGACGAAGCGCCGACGCGCACCGTGCTCGACTGGCTGCGCGACAAACGCGGCCTCACCGGCACCAAGGAGGGCTGCAACGAGGGCGATTGCGGCGCCTGCACGGTCATGGTCACCGACGAAGAGGGCGCGAAGACGCTCAATGCCTGCATCCTTTTCCTGCCGCAGCTTCACGGCAAGGCCGTGCGCACCGTGGAAGGCATCGCCGCCCCCGACGGCACAGCCCATCCCGTGCAGGAGGCCATGGTGTCCTGCCACGGCTCGCAATGCGGCTTCTGCACGCCGGGCTTCATCGTCTCTATGGCCTGCGATCACCTGAACGGATCGACCGACCACGACACGACGCTCGCCGGCAACCTCTGCCGTTGCACCGGCTACGCGCCCATCCACCGCGCCGCCCGCGATGCCGAGCCCGCCCCCGTGCCCGACCACATGCGCGACACTCCACCTTCATCTTTCTCGAAGAGCTTCGGGAGTGTGGAAGCTGGCCCCCATGCCATGCCCACAAGCAGCGACGAGCTCGCCGCCTGGGCGCTCGAGCACCCGCAGGGCACCATCGTCGCGGGCGCGACGGATGTCGGGCTCTGGGTGACGAAGCACTTCGCCGAACTCGGGCCGATGGCCTTCCTCCATGCCTGCGCGGACCTCAAGCAAGTCGAGGAGACCGAGAGCCACATCCGCCTCGGCGCGGCCGTCACGATCAGCCGCGCCATGGAGGCGCTGCCTTACGCCGAGCTTCACGAGATGTTCCGCCGCTACGGCTCCACCCAGGTGCGCAACGCCGCCACCATCGGGGGCAATATCGCCAACGGCTCCCCCATCGGCGACAGCCCGCCCGCGCTCATCGCGCTCGGGGCGACGCTGCACTTGCGGCGCGGTGAGGCCCGCCGCGAGATGCCGCTGGAGGATTTCTTCCTGGACTATGGCAAGCAGGACCGCGCCGAGGGCGAGTTCGTCGAAGCCGTGAGCGTGCCCAAGCGCCCCGACAGGCTCCGCGTCTACAAGCTCTCGAAGCGCGTCGACCAGGATATCTCCGCCGTGTGCGGTGCCTTCTACGTGCCGGTGGACGAGGACGGTATCGCCCGCGCCCCGCGCGTGGCCTTCGGCGGCATGGCGGGCACGCCCAAACGCGCCGCCTGTTTCGAAGCCGCCATCGACGGCAAGCCCTGGACCCGCGCCGCGGTGGAGGCCGCGCTGCACGCCCTCGCCGAGGACTACCAGCCACTCTCGGACATGCGCGCCTCGGCCGCCTACCGCCTCAAGACCGCGCAGAACATGGCACTGCGCGCGGTCATGTCCGATGACGGCGAGCTCCTTGATATCCGGCAGGTGCGGGCATGA
- a CDS encoding SRPBCC domain-containing protein — protein sequence MTLHTAELSFDRSFTVSPSRLWHLLTDGNMREAWGAPSEDMVLKMEISDLREGGFERHHCGPVDNPEFTIDTRWYKLMEDEGACYSETLVIGGESHFTSLVTYALTPKGEGCDLHVTVAVSAFGDESMIGEVQGGWEGGLAQLEKLAAAQTAPA from the coding sequence ATGACACTTCACACCGCAGAGCTGAGCTTCGACCGCAGTTTCACGGTCTCGCCTTCCCGCCTCTGGCACCTCCTCACGGACGGCAACATGCGGGAGGCCTGGGGCGCGCCCAGCGAGGACATGGTCCTCAAGATGGAGATTTCGGACCTGCGTGAGGGCGGTTTCGAACGCCACCATTGCGGGCCCGTCGACAACCCTGAATTCACCATCGACACCCGCTGGTACAAGCTCATGGAAGACGAAGGCGCATGCTATTCCGAGACGCTGGTCATCGGCGGCGAAAGCCACTTCACGAGCCTAGTCACCTACGCCCTCACCCCCAAGGGCGAAGGCTGTGACCTCCATGTCACCGTGGCCGTCTCGGCCTTCGGCGATGAGAGCATGATCGGCGAGGTGCAGGGCGGCTGGGAGGGCGGATTGGCGCAGCTCGAAAAGCTCGCCGCCGCGCAGACCGCGCCGGCCTGA